From one Brachypodium distachyon strain Bd21 chromosome 4, Brachypodium_distachyon_v3.0, whole genome shotgun sequence genomic stretch:
- the LOC100835270 gene encoding uncharacterized protein LOC100835270, producing the protein MAAATATAAASVLLPRPRLPPPPAPAAFLRFCSTKHHRKQRLAVVVSLAAPPFSGAARSSRKRRCSAAAAGRSAGGSSEKWVLEPAGDGDWRHIGYRVARPGAIEIPTSGAVTVGRVPEKADVAVPVATVSGVHARLEIKDDGTLAVTDMDSTNGTYVNERKLVPGFAVAVNPGSLLIFGDIHLAMFRVTKVVVDAPPVTAAGDEQEEAKSEVVTVAEEASG; encoded by the exons ATGGCAgcagcgacggcgacggcggcggcctccgtcTTGCTGCCGCGCCCCaggcttccgccgccgccggccccggccgCCTTCCTCCGCTTCTGCTCCACGAAACACCATCGGAAGCAGCGGCtggccgtcgtcgtctccctcgccgccccgCCGTTCAGCGGCGCCGCCCGTTCGTCCCGGAAGCGGaggtgctccgccgccgccgccggccgctccGCGGGCGGATCGTCGGAGAAATGGGTCCTTGAGCCCGCAG GCGACGGCGACTGGCGGCACATCGGCTACCGCGTGGCGCGGCCGGGCGCCATCGAGATCCCCACCTCC GGGGCGGTGACGGTGGGGCGGGTGCCGGAGAAGGCGGACGTGGCGGTACCGGTGGCGACGGTCTCCGGCGTGCACGCGCGGCTGGAGATCAAGGACGACGGCACCCTGGCGGTCACCGACATGGACAGCACCAACGGCACCTACGTCAACGAGAGGAAGCTCGTGCCCGggttcgccgtcgccgtcaacCCCGGCAGCCTCCTCATCTTCG GTGATATCCACTTGGCCATGTTCCGCGTTACGAAAGTCGTCGTTGATgcgccgccggtcaccgccgccggagacgagcAGGAGGAAGCCAAGAGCGAGGTAGTAACGGTAGCTGAAGAAGCAAGCGGCTAA
- the LOC104584646 gene encoding uncharacterized protein LOC104584646: MAFHNKKMFDSTKSSDVLPDITSSLLKAQPGRKISQALPLTLPLPGCSWSRLVISPATRGAAVRCLAALEDKTKPRRTEAGQSQPGPPHTLPLFAPCLPALRPCAASPRPQCRSPSCSAATAGCSAARAAAAHGSPPAGCAAPAAPPLSQFLYPAIRDLKAKLSIMKADQFRVGPSVEEQRIEERIVELNYREEVMWRQRSRVEWLAAGDCNTRFFHQKVNGRRKKNNISSLSRADGTICSDQMEIGEMVTESYENLYASEDAIGYLMYRIKSPHR; encoded by the exons ATGGCATTTCACAATAAAAAGATGTTCGACTCTACTAAGAGCTCAGATGTGCTTCCAGACATCACTTCTT cgcTACTAAAGGCCCAGCCCGGCAGAAAAATCAGCCAAGCCTTACCCTTGACGCTGCCTCTACCTGGCTGCTCCTGGTCGCGACTCGTCATCTCGCCCGCAACCAGGGGCGCGGCCGTGCGCTGCCTCGCTGCTCTTGAGGACAAGACGAAGCCGCGACGGACTGAAGCCGGCCAGAGCCAGCCCGGGCCGCCCCACACGCTGCCGCTGTTCGCcccctgcctgcctgccctgCGCCCGTGCGCTGCCTCGCCGCGCCCGCAGTGTCGCAGCCcctcctgctccgccgccactgctggctgctccgccgcgcgcgctGCTGCCGCTCACGGCTCACCCCCCGCAGGCTGCGCTgcgcctgctgctcctcctctttcCCAATTTCTCTATCCAG CCATACGTGACCTCAAGGCTAAGTTGTCTATTATGAAAGCTGATCAGTTTCGTGTTGGGCCTTCAGTGGAGGAGCAACGAATTGAAGAGAGGATAGTTGAGCTCAATTACAGGGAAGAGGTGATGTGGCGGCAGAGGAGTAGGGTGGAATGGCTAGCTGCTGGTGACTGTAACACTCGATTCTTCCACCAAAAGGTTAACGGGCGTCGTAAAAAGAATAATATTTCGAGCCTCTCACGAGCAGATGGGACAATCTGTTCGGATCAGATGGAAATTGGGGAGATGGTGACTGAGTCCTATGAGAATCTCTATGCCTCGGAAGATGCGATTGGTTATCTCATGTACCGCATAAAGTCACCGCACAGATGA